DNA from Mesorhizobium loti R88b:
GAGCTCGACCGTGTGCACGCCCGGAATGCCGAAGACGGTGTCGACGCCATGGGCTTCGAGCAGTGTGATGAGGGCTTCGCCGAGCGTTGTCATTGGTTTTCTCCCCTTTCCGGCGCGAGGCTGAGTTCGGCCTCGATAGTCTTGATGCCAATCGCCGCCAATTCGCCAGGCGAGAACATCTCGCCGGCCAGGCAGCCTTCCACCCAGAGCCCGTCGATGATCGCGTTGATCGCAATGGCATGGTGGCGCAACTGGTTTGCGTCCGGCTCGCGATGTTCTGCGGCGAGCACCTCGGCCACAACGGCTTCCACCTCATTGCGAAAACCAAGGTAGCCTTCGCGGTGAGCACGAGCCAGGGCCGGATCCGCACCAGCGCGGCCGATGAAGGTTGCCCAGAGCGAAAACACCCGCGCGTCGATGATCGGCGCGTTGAGGTTGGCGGTGACGAAAGCCGCAAGGCGCTGGCGCGGCGAGGCATCTTCCATGACCAACGCCGCTTTCGCCTGCTCGGTCATGCGGCCCATCAGCGCCGCATAGGCTTCCTGCAGCAATTCTTCCTTGCTGGGAAAATAGTGCCGGATCAGCCCGGCGGTGACGCCGGCGCGCAAGGCAATGGTGCGCAAGGTGGCGCCCTGCAGGCCATGTTCCGCCACGCTGTCCAGAGTTGCCTCAATCAGATCCTGCCGCCGCCGCTCCTCGCCCTCGCGACGGAACCTGCGGCGGGATGGCGCATTCATTGGCGCAGGATCGGCCGAGTCAGGCATGTCGGTCCACCCTCGCAGGCGATGCAGAGCGCATCCGCCTCGAAGATTTCGACCGTGCAGCCAGCGGCTTCCATCGCGGCTTTGGTCTTCGGAAAGCCTGCAACGGCAATGACCTTGAATGGGCTGGTCGGCAGCACGTTCAGGCTGAGGCCGTTGGAAGCCGCGAACTCTGCGGCGTCGCCTTCGACCAGCCGGATGTTGCGCGCCTTCAGCATCTGGTAGAAAGCGGCCGGCAAAAGCGGTGAATAGACCAAAGCGAGGTCGTCGGCGAGCGGGCTGATCACCGACATCAGATGCAGGCAGGCCTCTTCGCCCTGCCACAGCGGCAGGTCAAAGCCATAGACGGAAACGCCCAGCGGGGTCAGCAGGTTGGAAACCTGCTGGATGCCTTCCTGGTTGGAGCGGACACCGCGCCCGATCACCAGCGTGCGGGAATCCAGCCATACACAATCACCACCTTCAACCTGGCCAGGAGCCTCGACGCGGCCGAGGATCGGAATGCCCAGCCTTCTGTAGGTTTCCTCATGCAGCGAGGGCTCGCTGGCGCGCAAGGGCTTGCCCATGGACAGAATCAGCGCGCCGCGGTCGGTCATCAGCGATGGGTCGTGCGTGAACACTGAATCCGAAAGTCCATCAGCCTTGTCCTCGATCCATTCGATTTCGGCACCGGAAGCCGCCACCAGTTCAGCAAGGA
Protein-coding regions in this window:
- a CDS encoding dimethylarginine dimethylaminohydrolase family protein; protein product: MSAFGSQSMAAPLRRVLMRSAANAMRDADSAAWHYGPGFNPAKAASQHALLAELVAASGAEIEWIEDKADGLSDSVFTHDPSLMTDRGALILSMGKPLRASEPSLHEETYRRLGIPILGRVEAPGQVEGGDCVWLDSRTLVIGRGVRSNQEGIQQVSNLLTPLGVSVYGFDLPLWQGEEACLHLMSVISPLADDLALVYSPLLPAAFYQMLKARNIRLVEGDAAEFAASNGLSLNVLPTSPFKVIAVAGFPKTKAAMEAAGCTVEIFEADALCIACEGGPTCLTRPILRQ
- a CDS encoding TetR family transcriptional regulator C-terminal domain-containing protein, giving the protein MNAPSRRRFRREGEERRRQDLIEATLDSVAEHGLQGATLRTIALRAGVTAGLIRHYFPSKEELLQEAYAALMGRMTEQAKAALVMEDASPRQRLAAFVTANLNAPIIDARVFSLWATFIGRAGADPALARAHREGYLGFRNEVEAVVAEVLAAEHREPDANQLRHHAIAINAIIDGLWVEGCLAGEMFSPGELAAIGIKTIEAELSLAPERGENQ